In the Streptomyces sp. SJL17-4 genome, ATGTGCCGAACGTGACCAGCGGCTTCGCCCTGGAGACGCAGACCCGTCCGTTCTACAGCCCGCGGCAGTTCGCCAACGGCGCGAACGTGTCGGTGGTCGTCCACGAGCTGGCACACCAGTGGTACGGCGACAGCGTGTCCGTCCGCGACTGGAAGGACATCTGGGTCAACGAGGGCTTCGCCCGCTACAGCCAGTGGCTGTGGTCGGAGAAGGAGGGCGAGGGCACGGCCCAGGAGCTGGCGGACTACGTGTACGCCACGCGGACGGCCGAGGACCCGTTCTGGACGGTGAAGCCGGGTGACCCGGGCGCGGAGAACCAGTTCCACATCGCCGTCTACGACCGGGGCGCGCTGGCGCTCCAGGCGCTGCGCAACGAGATCGGCGACGAGGACTTCTTCGCGATCCTGAAGGGCTGGCCGCAGCGGTTCGCCTACGGCAACGCGCGGGTCGCCGACTTCGTGCGGTACGCGGAGCAGATCTCCGGCAAGCCGCTGTCCGAGCTCTTCGACACGTGGCTGTACCAGCCGTCGAAGCCGGCGGCGGCCGCTGCGGCGGCGGCCGGTCTGTCCACGCCGGCCGCGGCGCCGGCGGCCGGCACATCGACGGGCACCCCGCGCGCGCGTGCGGCGGCGCCGAGGACCGCGCTGCCGAAGCCGGCCCAGCCGAAGTCCTGGAAGAAGATCGCGGCGACGAACACGGTCCACGAGTCGGAGCGTCACGGCGCCCACTGAGGGATCCGGCCGTACGGCACCGGTCACCCGGCCGCCCGTCAGCGCGTAGCGCGGCGGGCGGCCTCGCGGGCCTTCCTGGCCAGCGGCAGATAGCGCAGCCTCTCCGGCAGGACGGGCACCACCACCCGGACCACCCGGGCGAACCGGCGCAGCGCGCGCTCCTGCGTGTCCGTCCATTCGAGCCCGATGGCCTCCCGGGCGTCCGGCGGCATCATGCCGACGGTGAGGAAGGCCCGCAGCCGCAGGAACGGGCGGCGCAGGAGGGGCCAGAGCAGCCGGAGGGCGAGCCGGAGCGGCAGCGGTCCCCGGTCGGGGGCGGGTACGGGCTGGTCGGGGTCGAGCAGCTCCCGGACGACGACGGTCGCCTCCAGCTCGTCCGCGAGGACCTTCCGGTAGTACGGCCAGAACTCCTCGATCGTCTGCGGCATGTCCCGGTCGTGGATGCCGAGGATCCTGCCGACCTGGAGCCACTCGGCGTACAGCTGTCGCTCCTGCGCCTCGGTGAGGGGGCGGGCGAGGAGGCGGAGGCCGTGCGCGTAGACGGGGAAGCCGGTCGCGTGCACCCAG is a window encoding:
- a CDS encoding oxygenase MpaB family protein, with the translated sequence MEHMKSGDRDTGGDPVPPPVGGVLWSVAGDIRALLMLPAALTMQVAHPAIGAGVDAHSVFRTDPWGRGERSLRSVQLWIYGGEDAAREGRRLRQLHRDIQGTDAHGRSYHALTPAYYSWVHATGFPVYAHGLRLLARPLTEAQERQLYAEWLQVGRILGIHDRDMPQTIEEFWPYYRKVLADELEATVVVRELLDPDQPVPAPDRGPLPLRLALRLLWPLLRRPFLRLRAFLTVGMMPPDAREAIGLEWTDTQERALRRFARVVRVVVPVLPERLRYLPLARKAREAARRATR